From Jeotgalibacillus haloalkalitolerans:
AATTGTTTCACCCATTTGAGGCTGCCGCTGAATCATCTGCATCGCTTTCAGTACATCCTGTCTGCTGATTACACCCTGAAGCTGGTGTGATTCATTTACAACCGGTAAAAGCTCGATCCCTTCCCAGATCATAATATGGGCAGCAGAGGCTACACTTGTCTTCGCATTCACCGTCAGCGGGTATTTTGTCATCACTTTTTCAAGAAGTTCATCTTTTCCCCTGCCGAGAATGTCTTTTGCGGTGACCATCCCCGTCACTTTTAAAGATGTGGCATCAACAACCGGAAAACGGCTGTGCTGCGTATCTTTATTTAAATCTTCCCACTCCCTGACAGTTGACTTGGAGGTCAGATAATAGGACTGTTCAAGCGGAATCAGGATATCATCCACAAGAACGATTTCTTTTTTAATCATCTGATCATAAATCGCCCGGTTAATCATTGCTGCAACAGTAAAGGTATCATAGCTTGTAGAAATGACAGGAAGCTCAAGCTCGTCTGCGAGTTTTTTTACAGGTTCTTCAGCATCAAATCCACCTGTAACCAACACAGCCGCTCCGGCATTTAACGCATATTCGTGCGCCTTTGTTCTATTCCCGACAATCAGCAGGTTGCCGGCTTCTGTATATCTCATCATGGCTTCAAGCTTCATTGCCCCTATTACGAATTTATTCAGGGTTTTATGAAGCCCTGTCCGCCCTCCGACTACATGGCCGTCTACGATATTAACGACTTCTGCATAAGTAAGCCGTTCGATATTTTCACGTATCTTTTTTTCTATTCTGATGGTCCCGACCCGTTCAATTGTACTGACCATGCCTTTATTTTCTGCTTCTTTTATCGCCCGGTAGGCTGTGCCCTCGCTGACTGCCATATGTTTTGCTACCTGTCTTACGGATATTTTGTTTCCGACAGGCAGGGATTCTATATGTTGTAGTATTTGTTCATGTTTTGTAGCCAATCGCTAATCCCCGCTTTCTGATTCCTGCATTCGTTCCTTTATTATAACCGTAGTGGTAAGAAAGGTTCAAATCGGTGTTGGACATTATAAGATAGCTTATGATCATTTGGCTGAGGGTTGGAGCTGTGCATCTAAATAAATGGCTTTGTTAAAGTTGGCTGTTGATTTCCGCTTCAGGGGGACGCTTTCCGTCGGTGGACCGTTTTTTGGTCCTGTCCTTGAGCCCGCAGGCTTCGCATAGGCCTCACACGTCCCTTCCTGCGAGCCGCCCTCTTACGCTCCAATCACCAGCTGTGCAGAAACAACAATGGACTGTAACAAAGCGAAATAAATACATCTCGACAAAATAAAAAGATGCGTAGGTTACGCATCTTTTAGTCAACTTATAATTCCACATGATCTCCGGCATGCATCATTTTGCCCTGGCCGTCTTTGAGCATGTTGATGAATTTTTCAGGATCCTGTTTGATTGGCGGGAATGTGTTGTAGTGAATCGGGACGACATGTGTTGCCTGTAGCAGTTCTGCGGCGTATGCGGCATCTTCCGGTCCCATTGTGAAGTTGTCGCCGATTGGCAGAAATGCGATGTCAATCGGATGTCTGTCACCAATGAGTTTCATATCGCCGAAGAGTGCGGTGTCACCGGCGTGATAGACCGTTTTTCCCTCAGCCATGAAGAGTACTCCTGCCGGCATGCCAGTGTAAATAATCTGATTGTCTTCAGTTGTATAGGATGAACCGTGGAATGCCTGAGTGAATTTTACTTTTCCGAACTCAAATTCATATGCTCCTCCAATGTGCATCGGGTGAGTTTTTAATCCCTGCATTTCCATATAATTTGCCAGTTCAAATGGCGCGATGACCAGTGCATCACTCCGTTTAGCAATCTCTACTGTGTCACCGACGTGGTCGTTATGTCCGTGTGTCAGGATAATCACATCAGGGTTCTGATCGTCTGCATTCAGGTCTGTCTGTTCGTTGCCATTGATAAATGGGTCAAGCAGAATCGTTTTGCCGTTTGTTTCAATTTTAATAATTGAATGTCCATGGTAAGAAATTTTCATCTTCATTCCTCCTAGGTTACGGTTTCTCCCTCAACTTTTCCCTTCCTTCAATTCATGAAACATTTACATGTGCAAAAGATAGTGATAATTTTGAACTGACTGAAATTGAAAGGATGATTCATATGATCGAAAAAATCCAGGCATATTTGAAAGATGAACAAATAGACTGCGCTTTTTTAACTTCTACTGAAAATGTGACATATACAACAGGGTTTAGAAGTGACCCGCATGAACGATGGCTTGCAGTATACATACCGG
This genomic window contains:
- a CDS encoding metal-dependent hydrolase, yielding MKISYHGHSIIKIETNGKTILLDPFINGNEQTDLNADDQNPDVIILTHGHNDHVGDTVEIAKRSDALVIAPFELANYMEMQGLKTHPMHIGGAYEFEFGKVKFTQAFHGSSYTTEDNQIIYTGMPAGVLFMAEGKTVYHAGDTALFGDMKLIGDRHPIDIAFLPIGDNFTMGPEDAAYAAELLQATHVVPIHYNTFPPIKQDPEKFINMLKDGQGKMMHAGDHVEL
- a CDS encoding DRTGG domain-containing protein, which translates into the protein MATKHEQILQHIESLPVGNKISVRQVAKHMAVSEGTAYRAIKEAENKGMVSTIERVGTIRIEKKIRENIERLTYAEVVNIVDGHVVGGRTGLHKTLNKFVIGAMKLEAMMRYTEAGNLLIVGNRTKAHEYALNAGAAVLVTGGFDAEEPVKKLADELELPVISTSYDTFTVAAMINRAIYDQMIKKEIVLVDDILIPLEQSYYLTSKSTVREWEDLNKDTQHSRFPVVDATSLKVTGMVTAKDILGRGKDELLEKVMTKYPLTVNAKTSVASAAHIMIWEGIELLPVVNESHQLQGVISRQDVLKAMQMIQRQPQMGETIDDLILKELQVEKTENKRQTFQVTPQMTNHLGAISYGVFTTLVTESANQLLKEYKRSDLVVENITIYFIKPVQMESTLEIAPKLLDVGRKFGKVDVEVFSEGNLVGKAMMMCQLLEK